In a genomic window of Sulfuriferula nivalis:
- a CDS encoding NAD(P)/FAD-dependent oxidoreductase, translated as MLRITEIKLPLDHPESALSAAICQRLKITADKLVSYTVFRRGQDARKRPLILFVYTVDVAVQNEAAVLAKLKQDKHISIAPDIGYHQVASAPANLAHRPVVIGFGPAGIFAALILAQMGFRPIVLERGKAVRERTQDTWGLWRKRKLNPESNVQFGEGGAGTFSDGKLYSQIKDPKHYGRKVIDEFIIAGAPPEIAYVSKPHIGTFRLVGMVEKMRATIESLGGEIRFQQRVVDIVREGDAIQGVVLADGERVMSNHIVLAIGHSARDTFKMLNERGVYIEAKPFAIGLRIEHPQHLIDQCRFGDSAGHPELGAADYKLVHHASNGRAVYSFCMCPGGTVVAAASEEGYVVTNGMSQYSRNERNANSGMVVNINPEDCGEHPLAGMEFQRQWERRAFELGGSNYNAPAQLVGDFLAQRPSTQLGEVVPSYTPGVTMCDLATALPDYIITAMREALPAFDKQIRGFAMHDAVLTGVETRTSSPIRIKRGDDYQSLNTRGLYPTGEGAGYAGGILSAAIDGIKVAEALALDMVS; from the coding sequence ATGCTGCGTATTACCGAAATTAAACTGCCTTTAGATCATCCAGAATCCGCCTTGTCTGCGGCAATTTGTCAGCGTTTGAAAATCACGGCTGATAAATTAGTGAGTTATACCGTATTCAGACGTGGTCAGGATGCGCGTAAACGGCCGTTGATTCTGTTTGTTTATACCGTCGATGTGGCAGTGCAAAATGAAGCGGCGGTATTAGCTAAACTGAAGCAGGACAAGCATATCAGCATCGCGCCAGACATAGGCTATCATCAGGTTGCCAGCGCACCTGCGAATTTGGCGCACCGTCCTGTGGTTATCGGTTTTGGCCCCGCAGGCATATTTGCTGCGCTGATACTGGCGCAAATGGGTTTTCGCCCGATTGTGCTTGAGCGCGGTAAAGCAGTACGTGAACGCACGCAGGATACTTGGGGCTTGTGGCGCAAACGTAAATTGAACCCCGAGTCCAATGTGCAGTTTGGTGAAGGTGGTGCGGGTACGTTCTCGGACGGCAAGCTCTACAGCCAGATTAAAGATCCTAAGCATTACGGGCGTAAAGTCATAGACGAGTTCATCATCGCAGGTGCGCCGCCGGAGATCGCCTATGTCAGCAAGCCGCATATCGGCACGTTCCGTCTGGTTGGCATGGTGGAAAAAATGCGTGCGACTATCGAATCTTTGGGCGGCGAGATTCGTTTTCAGCAACGTGTCGTTGATATTGTCCGTGAGGGTGATGCAATACAGGGCGTAGTGCTGGCAGATGGCGAACGTGTCATGAGCAATCACATCGTGCTGGCTATCGGACACAGCGCGCGTGATACCTTTAAGATGTTGAATGAGCGTGGCGTATATATCGAGGCCAAGCCATTTGCCATCGGTTTGCGCATAGAGCATCCGCAACACCTTATCGATCAATGTCGCTTTGGCGACAGCGCAGGTCACCCGGAATTGGGCGCGGCAGATTACAAATTGGTTCACCACGCCAGCAATGGGCGTGCGGTGTATAGCTTCTGCATGTGCCCGGGCGGTACAGTGGTCGCGGCGGCATCGGAAGAAGGCTATGTGGTTACTAATGGCATGAGTCAGTATTCACGTAACGAGCGTAACGCCAACAGTGGCATGGTGGTGAATATCAACCCGGAAGATTGCGGCGAGCACCCATTGGCGGGCATGGAATTCCAGCGCCAGTGGGAACGTAGGGCGTTTGAGCTGGGTGGTAGCAACTACAACGCCCCTGCGCAGTTAGTCGGTGACTTCCTGGCGCAACGTCCATCCACACAACTCGGCGAGGTTGTGCCATCTTATACGCCGGGCGTAACTATGTGTGATCTGGCTACCGCCCTGCCTGACTATATCATTACTGCTATGCGTGAAGCGCTGCCCGCATTCGATAAACAGATACGCGGCTTCGCCATGCATGATGCGGTGCTCACCGGTGTAGAAACACGCACCTCCTCGCCTATCCGCATTAAACGCGGTGACGATTATCAAAGCCTGAATACGCGTGGCTTATATCCCACAGGCGAAGGTGCCGGTTATGCAGGTGGTATCTTATCGGCGGCGATAGATGGTATTAAAGTGGCGGAGGCGTTGGCGTTGGATATGGTGTCGTAG
- a CDS encoding phosphoketolase family protein, whose product MDMTQALTATELDLINRYWRAANYLAVGQIYLLDNPLLKQPITLANIKPRLLGHWGTTPGLNFIYAHMNRVIRRDDLNMIFIAGPGHGGPAVVANTYLEGTYSEFYPNISQDEIGMKHLFRQFSFPGGIPSHVAPETPGSIHEGGELGYAVSHAYGAVFDNPDLIACCVVGDGEAETGPLATAWHSNKFLNPKNDGVVLPILHLNGYKIANPAVLARISHEELRQLFVGYGYHPYFVEGDNPALMHEQMAATMDTVLAEIKQIQHQARVDGNTERPMWPMIILRSPKGWTGPKEVDGLPTEGSWRSHQVPLSEMATKPAHVQILDAWMRHYHPEELFDQQGKLLPELAALAPVGMRRMGANPHANGGILLHDLRLPDFRDYAVAVPQPGAVDGEATRVLGTYLRDVMRHNMENFRVFGPDETASNRLSALFEVTDRSWMAEHLVTDDHLAPDGRVMEILSEHTCQGWLEGYLLTGRHGFFSCYEAFIHIIDSMFNQHAKWLKVTSQEIPWRRPIASLNYLLTSHVWRQDHNGFSHQDPGFIDHVVNKKSEIIRVYLPPDANTLLSVANHCLNSRNYVNVIVAGKQPAPQWLTMDAAIKHCTAGAGIWEWASNDQADTPDVVLGCCGDVPTLEVLAAVDILRQVAPELKVRVVNVVDLMTLQPIEEHPHGLSDRDFDSLFTIDKPIIFAYHGYPWLIHRLTYRRTNHDNLHVRGYKEEGTTTTPFDMVVLNDLDRFHLVIDVMDRVPKMQHRAAHIKQAMHDRLIEHKQYIEQYGEDMPAIRDWKWSY is encoded by the coding sequence ATGGACATGACGCAAGCGCTTACTGCTACAGAACTTGATCTCATCAACCGCTATTGGCGTGCAGCCAATTATCTTGCGGTTGGGCAAATTTATTTGCTCGATAACCCCTTATTAAAACAGCCCATCACCCTTGCCAACATTAAGCCGCGTTTGTTGGGGCATTGGGGAACGACGCCGGGGTTGAATTTCATTTATGCGCATATGAATCGGGTAATACGCCGTGATGATCTGAATATGATCTTCATTGCCGGGCCCGGACACGGTGGTCCTGCAGTAGTGGCGAATACTTATCTGGAAGGGACTTACAGCGAGTTCTATCCAAATATTTCGCAAGATGAGATAGGCATGAAACATCTGTTCCGTCAGTTCTCTTTTCCGGGAGGCATACCCAGCCATGTTGCACCTGAAACACCAGGCTCCATACATGAAGGGGGTGAACTAGGTTATGCGGTATCGCATGCTTATGGCGCGGTGTTTGATAATCCGGATTTGATCGCCTGTTGCGTGGTCGGAGATGGTGAGGCGGAAACCGGACCGCTGGCAACTGCATGGCATTCCAATAAATTTCTGAATCCAAAAAACGACGGCGTAGTGTTGCCGATATTGCATCTTAATGGCTACAAAATTGCCAACCCTGCAGTGTTGGCGCGTATCAGTCATGAGGAGTTGCGGCAATTGTTTGTGGGATATGGCTATCATCCGTATTTTGTTGAAGGTGATAATCCTGCGCTGATGCACGAACAGATGGCGGCAACCATGGATACCGTGCTCGCTGAAATCAAACAGATACAGCATCAGGCCAGGGTTGATGGGAATACCGAGCGTCCGATGTGGCCGATGATTATTTTGCGTTCGCCGAAAGGCTGGACAGGGCCCAAGGAAGTCGATGGTTTGCCAACAGAGGGTTCATGGCGTTCGCATCAGGTGCCTTTATCGGAAATGGCAACCAAGCCTGCGCACGTACAAATTCTGGATGCGTGGATGCGCCATTATCATCCCGAAGAATTATTTGATCAGCAGGGTAAATTGCTGCCCGAACTGGCAGCACTGGCGCCTGTCGGTATGCGACGCATGGGTGCGAATCCGCATGCGAATGGCGGCATATTGTTGCATGACCTGCGTTTGCCAGATTTCCGCGATTACGCTGTGGCAGTGCCGCAACCGGGGGCGGTTGATGGTGAAGCGACGCGCGTGTTAGGGACCTATTTGCGTGATGTCATGCGTCATAACATGGAGAATTTCCGCGTATTTGGCCCAGATGAAACGGCTTCAAATCGGCTGTCTGCGTTATTTGAAGTGACCGATCGCAGCTGGATGGCAGAGCATCTTGTTACCGATGATCATCTAGCACCCGATGGCCGAGTGATGGAAATATTGTCCGAGCACACTTGTCAGGGCTGGCTGGAAGGCTATTTGCTCACGGGTCGACATGGATTCTTTTCCTGTTATGAAGCCTTTATCCATATCATCGATTCCATGTTTAACCAGCATGCCAAGTGGCTGAAAGTGACGAGTCAGGAAATCCCTTGGCGCAGGCCGATAGCCTCGTTAAATTACTTGCTCACTTCGCATGTATGGCGGCAGGATCACAATGGTTTTTCTCACCAAGATCCGGGTTTTATCGACCATGTGGTAAACAAGAAATCCGAAATCATCCGTGTGTATTTGCCGCCCGATGCCAACACCCTGCTCTCAGTAGCCAACCATTGCCTGAACAGTCGTAACTACGTAAACGTCATTGTTGCCGGCAAGCAGCCTGCACCGCAGTGGTTGACTATGGATGCAGCGATCAAGCATTGCACCGCCGGTGCGGGTATCTGGGAATGGGCAAGTAATGATCAGGCTGATACGCCTGACGTAGTACTTGGTTGCTGTGGCGATGTGCCGACGCTGGAAGTATTGGCGGCAGTGGATATATTGCGGCAAGTGGCACCAGAGCTGAAAGTGCGGGTGGTTAATGTGGTTGATTTGATGACCTTGCAGCCTATCGAAGAGCATCCGCATGGTTTGTCGGATAGAGATTTTGACAGTCTGTTTACTATCGATAAGCCCATCATTTTTGCATACCACGGTTATCCTTGGCTCATTCATCGCCTGACCTATCGTCGGACTAATCACGATAATTTGCACGTGCGTGGCTATAAAGAAGAAGGGACGACGACGACACCATTTGACATGGTGGTGCTCAATGACCTGGATAGATTCCATCTGGTCATCGATGTGATGGATCGCGTGCCAAAAATGCAACACCGTGCCGCACACATTAAACAAGCCATGCATGACCGACTGATAGAGCATAAGCAATATATCGAGCAGTATGGCGAAGATATGCCGGCAATTCGTGACTGGAAGTGGTCTTATTAA
- a CDS encoding acetate/propionate family kinase produces MPIILVINSGSSSLKASLFAADGMRQDFNYPHIGRGKLHDQHEAFAALIRDLGTTQPDVIGHRLVHGGAITDAARLIDATERSRLDSIIPLAPLHLPSNLLGVDVCLEHFGVPQVACFDTAFHATLPLLAQRLPIPQELGYRRYGFHGINYAYIAQQLPAILGDAAKGKIVVAHLGSGASLCMLDNLKSVDTTMAYTPAGGIPMGTRSGDLDPGVMLALSERYTTAQLSDLIYHHMGLIALSDGLSSDMSQLLASDTDTAQFAVEYFCQQVRGAIGALAAKAGGIDALVFTAGIGEHAALVRSKVCTPLAFLGLALAAERNATHQSQIHATGSKPILIIPADEESMICSLVSTLMSYQVNLSS; encoded by the coding sequence ATGCCAATTATTTTAGTCATTAACAGTGGTTCGTCATCGCTCAAGGCCAGTTTGTTCGCTGCTGACGGGATGCGGCAGGATTTTAATTATCCGCATATAGGGCGAGGCAAGCTGCATGATCAGCACGAAGCATTTGCCGCGCTGATACGCGATTTGGGTACAACGCAACCAGATGTCATTGGGCATAGGCTGGTTCATGGTGGTGCGATTACTGATGCTGCGCGTTTGATAGACGCGACTGAGCGTAGCAGGCTGGACAGCATCATTCCGCTCGCGCCATTGCATTTGCCGAGCAATTTACTTGGTGTCGATGTGTGCCTCGAACATTTTGGCGTGCCACAAGTCGCCTGCTTTGATACAGCTTTTCATGCCACCTTACCCCTCTTGGCGCAACGCTTGCCGATACCGCAGGAACTAGGTTATCGGCGTTATGGTTTTCACGGCATCAATTACGCTTACATTGCGCAGCAGTTGCCAGCCATATTGGGTGATGCGGCGAAAGGCAAAATTGTCGTTGCGCATCTGGGCAGTGGCGCGAGCTTGTGTATGCTGGACAATCTCAAATCTGTGGATACCACCATGGCATACACGCCCGCAGGTGGCATCCCTATGGGTACGCGCAGTGGTGACCTTGATCCGGGTGTGATGCTGGCGTTGTCAGAACGTTATACAACCGCGCAACTCAGCGACTTGATTTATCACCACATGGGTTTGATCGCCTTATCCGACGGCTTATCCAGCGATATGTCACAGTTGCTTGCCAGTGATACCGACACCGCGCAATTTGCAGTTGAGTATTTCTGTCAGCAAGTGCGCGGCGCCATTGGTGCATTGGCCGCAAAGGCGGGCGGCATTGATGCGCTGGTATTCACGGCAGGTATCGGTGAGCATGCGGCATTGGTGCGCAGCAAAGTTTGTACTCCCTTGGCATTTTTGGGGCTGGCGCTGGCGGCCGAGCGCAATGCTACCCATCAATCGCAAATTCATGCCACAGGCAGCAAGCCCATATTGATCATACCTGCTGACGAGGAATCCATGATTTGCAGTCTGGTCAGCACGCTGATGTCGTATCAGGTAAACTTATCGTCTTAG
- a CDS encoding LysR family transcriptional regulator — protein sequence MLHLTLRQLQVFEAVARNLSFSKAARELHLSQPAVSMQVKLLEESVGLPLFEQLGKKIFMTEAGREMFHYSKSIAEQLHEAEAVFTQMKGLDKGELRIAVASTANYFATQLLAHFCQAHPDIVVHLDVANRAELLAQMEQNSLDLAVMGQPPEGHDLVAESFMENPLVVIAPPTHPLQGQTQIPASKLAGETMIAREAGSGTRSASERYFQQHHIKPRTGLVMNTNEAIKQAVQAGMGLAVVSLHTVALELQTQRLITLDIVDFPIRRHWFVVHRQDKRLSTAALAFKQFLLAQGASVQP from the coding sequence ATGCTCCATCTCACCCTTCGTCAGCTTCAGGTGTTTGAAGCCGTTGCGCGCAATTTGAGCTTTTCCAAAGCTGCGCGCGAGCTGCATCTGTCGCAGCCGGCGGTGTCTATGCAAGTTAAACTGCTGGAAGAAAGTGTGGGTTTGCCTCTGTTTGAACAGCTCGGTAAAAAAATCTTCATGACCGAAGCTGGGCGCGAGATGTTTCACTACAGCAAATCTATTGCCGAGCAATTGCATGAAGCGGAAGCGGTATTCACACAAATGAAGGGGCTGGATAAAGGCGAGCTGCGTATCGCCGTTGCCTCTACTGCCAATTATTTTGCTACGCAGTTGTTAGCGCATTTTTGTCAGGCGCACCCCGATATTGTGGTGCATCTGGATGTGGCCAACCGTGCTGAACTGCTGGCGCAAATGGAACAGAATAGTCTGGATCTTGCGGTAATGGGACAGCCGCCAGAAGGCCATGATCTAGTCGCCGAGTCGTTCATGGAAAATCCGCTGGTAGTCATCGCCCCGCCCACGCATCCCCTGCAAGGACAAACGCAGATACCGGCATCCAAGCTCGCAGGTGAAACCATGATCGCACGCGAAGCAGGCTCAGGTACGCGTAGCGCGTCAGAGCGCTATTTTCAGCAACATCATATCAAGCCGCGTACGGGGCTGGTAATGAATACCAATGAAGCGATTAAACAGGCCGTGCAAGCGGGGATGGGGCTGGCAGTGGTGTCATTGCATACTGTTGCCCTGGAGCTGCAAACGCAGCGTTTGATTACCTTGGATATTGTTGACTTCCCCATTCGCCGCCACTGGTTTGTTGTGCATAGACAAGATAAGCGCCTGTCGACAGCGGCATTGGCGTTCAAGCAGTTTCTGCTGGCGCAAGGGGCGAGTGTACAACCCTGA
- a CDS encoding diguanylate cyclase domain-containing protein — translation MEITPQRILVIGAGLGGTAMLEIFIDDPLVEIVGIVDANQQAPALQIAKRANINIFANITEAIEASRPCLAFNLTGNDNVTSEAAALLGMSSVVGGFQARFIWNLLTRLKKSNEQITNLAYHDSLTGLPNRILFYDRLNQAIARARREERSIATLYLDLDGFKLINDSLGHNAGDALLCEAARRIVSCVRDSDTVARIGGDEFAMVICNLQTPDAIDQVAKKIIDAISQPFTINGKSCSVSASIGVAIYPTHGKTAEQLIKIADAAMYLAKHNGKNCYRTAIS, via the coding sequence ATGGAAATCACACCTCAAAGAATACTCGTTATCGGTGCAGGACTGGGTGGAACAGCGATGCTGGAAATCTTTATTGATGACCCATTAGTTGAGATAGTCGGTATTGTTGATGCCAACCAGCAGGCACCTGCGTTGCAAATTGCCAAGCGCGCAAATATTAATATTTTTGCTAATATCACCGAAGCAATTGAAGCTAGTCGTCCTTGCCTTGCATTCAATCTCACCGGTAATGACAACGTCACTTCAGAAGCCGCTGCGCTGTTAGGAATGAGTAGTGTAGTTGGGGGATTTCAAGCCCGATTCATCTGGAATTTGCTCACTCGCTTGAAGAAAAGCAATGAACAAATCACCAATCTTGCTTACCACGACAGCCTCACCGGACTGCCTAATCGCATTCTGTTTTATGATCGGCTCAATCAGGCAATAGCACGGGCGCGCCGGGAAGAGCGCTCCATCGCGACGCTTTATCTTGATCTTGATGGCTTTAAACTAATCAATGATAGCCTAGGGCACAATGCTGGCGACGCGCTCTTATGCGAAGCAGCCAGACGCATCGTGAGCTGTGTGCGTGACTCTGACACCGTGGCGAGAATTGGCGGTGATGAGTTTGCAATGGTCATTTGCAATCTCCAAACACCTGATGCCATAGACCAAGTCGCCAAGAAAATCATAGATGCCATCAGCCAGCCATTTACTATTAATGGAAAAAGCTGCTCTGTCAGTGCAAGTATTGGTGTCGCCATTTACCCGACGCACGGAAAAACAGCTGAGCAACTCATTAAAATTGCTGATGCGGCGATGTATTTGGCAAAACATAATGGCAAAAACTGTTACCGCACCGCCATCAGTTAA
- a CDS encoding phosphate/phosphite/phosphonate ABC transporter substrate-binding protein, whose amino-acid sequence MRYWGLLILVLLLAGCGKTHKAVYEPSFSTKAPTNIKAYVVGIHPLHNPRRLMEMYGPILEYINATMPNVHFRIEASRNYEDFEKKLYSGHFDFAMPNPYQTVLSLKHGYHVFGKMGDDNNFRGVILVRKDSGIRTMNDLKGGKVAYPSPTALAGSMMPQYYLHTHGIDVNHDIENVYVGSQESAIMNVYRGHAAAGGTWMVPWLEYSAEHANQASQLEVKWQTGSLPNNAWVVRQDVPAALTSQFATALFGLNNSVQGRKMLARIPISNFEPATNATYAPVRNFLVVFSNSVRQVEQ is encoded by the coding sequence ATGAGATACTGGGGATTATTGATTTTAGTGCTGTTATTGGCGGGCTGCGGTAAAACGCATAAGGCAGTTTATGAGCCTAGTTTTAGCACTAAAGCTCCAACAAATATCAAAGCATATGTAGTCGGTATACACCCTTTGCACAACCCTCGGCGTTTGATGGAGATGTATGGACCGATACTGGAGTATATCAACGCTACTATGCCTAACGTACATTTCAGAATCGAAGCTTCGCGGAATTATGAGGACTTTGAAAAAAAGCTCTACAGTGGACACTTTGATTTTGCGATGCCTAATCCCTATCAAACGGTCTTATCCCTCAAACATGGATACCATGTATTTGGTAAAATGGGTGACGATAATAATTTTCGTGGTGTCATACTTGTACGTAAAGACAGTGGCATACGTACGATGAACGACCTTAAAGGTGGAAAGGTTGCATATCCATCACCTACGGCGTTGGCGGGGAGTATGATGCCCCAGTATTACTTGCATACTCACGGTATAGATGTAAACCATGACATCGAAAACGTTTACGTTGGTTCGCAAGAGTCAGCCATTATGAATGTATATCGAGGTCATGCAGCTGCTGGAGGTACCTGGATGGTGCCATGGTTGGAATATAGTGCCGAGCATGCTAATCAGGCCAGTCAGCTTGAAGTAAAATGGCAGACTGGGTCTTTGCCCAACAATGCTTGGGTAGTGCGTCAGGATGTGCCGGCGGCGTTGACCAGTCAATTTGCAACTGCATTGTTTGGATTAAATAATAGTGTGCAGGGTAGAAAAATGCTTGCGCGGATACCCATCTCTAATTTCGAACCTGCCACCAATGCAACTTATGCTCCCGTGCGTAATTTTCTTGTTGTGTTTTCCAATAGCGTACGCCAAGTTGAACAATGA